One Fusarium poae strain DAOMC 252244 chromosome 4, whole genome shotgun sequence DNA window includes the following coding sequences:
- a CDS encoding hypothetical protein (SECRETED:SignalP(1-19)~MEROPS:MER0001288), protein MKFFNALLYGALLFSEVSATKKLTASQVEGDIKKSKLRKTLVDLNNIGKKNGGSRAFGLPGYKASVDYIYKELNKHKKYLDTHIQPFNYTFEQTRDIQVRGPDGEDVYVITLIYNVGTPAGGVTAPLVLVPIDDTRGSGCFADQWEGVDAKDKLVLVKRGACAISDKLKLAKKAGARGVLLVHNAPGEGITSATLSAENLELIVPVGVIPLEVGTAWRTRIEGGESLEVTLLVDSFYETRETWNIIAETKQGDPKNVVMMGAHLDSVQEGPGINDDGSGTAGILEIAKSFTKYTGYKNKVRFAWWGAEESGLAGSYFYGEQLTEEEADSIRFYFNYDMIGSPNPKYWVQASKPADRVGGDILAAWLRKKGKTVEWEEFGESSDYAAFIALGIPSSGIFTGADAETDPCYHLACDTIDNIHWDALTLNTKTAGRAAAQFALSLKGVPARDKTTPNPKNKRAIAARFEQWQKKKSLASHSHKCNHKTKEVV, encoded by the exons ATGAAGTTCTTCAACGCTTTGCTCTACGGAGCTCTCCTCTTCTCAGAGGTGTCAGCTACCAAAAAGTTGACGGCTAGCCAAGTCGAAGGCGACATTAAAAAGTCCAA GCTTCGAAAGACTCTGGTAGACCTCAACAACATTGGCAAGAAGAACGGCGGCTCCAGAGCTTTCGGACTCCCAGGCTACAAGGCTTCGGTCGACTACATCTACAAGGAGCTCAACAAGCACAAGAAATACCTCGACACTCATATCCAACCCTTCAACTACACTTTCGAGCAGACGAGGGATATCCAAGTGCGAGGACCTGACGGCGAAGATGTCTATGTCATCACTCTCATCTACAATGTCGGCACACCTGCCGGTGGTGTGACTGCTCCTCTGGTCCTTGTGCCAATTGACGATACGCGCGGATCTGGATGCTTCGCTGATCAGTGGGAGGGTGTCGATGCCAAGGACAAGCTAGTTCTCGTCAAGCGTGGTGCGTGTGCCATTTCagacaagctcaagctcgcAAAGAAGGCGGGTGCTCGTGGAGTCCTTCTCGTTCACAACGCTCCTGGAGAGGGCATCACCAGTGCTACACTCAGCGCCGAGAACCTCGAACTCATTGTTCCCGTCGGTGTCATTCCTCTTGAAGTTGGAACTGCCTGGAGAACGCGCATCGAAGGCGGCGAGTCGCTCGAGGTCACTTTGCTGGTGGACTCGTTCTACGAGACCCGCGAAACCTGGAACATCATCGCCGAGACGAAGCAGGGTGATCCTAAGAACGTTGTCATGATGGGTGCTCATCTTGACAGTGTCCAGGAAGGTCCTGGTATTAACGATGATGGTAGCGGAACAGCTGGTATCCTCGAGATCGCCAAGTCTTTCACCAAGTACACTGgttacaagaacaaggtccGCTTCGCTTGGTGGGGTGCTGAAGA GAGCGGTCTTGCTGGCTCTTACTTTTATGGCGAGCAATTGACTGAGGAAGAAGCCGATAGCATCCGATTCTACTTTAATTACGACATGATCGGTTCCCCTAACCCCAAGTACTGGGTGCAAGCTAGCAAGCCCGCTGACAGAGTCGGTGGTGATATCCTCGCTGCTTGGCTTcgcaagaagggcaagacaGTTGAGTGGGA GGAATTTGGTGAATCCTCCGACTACGCCGCCTTTATCGCCCTCGGTATCCCCTCATCCGGCATTTTCACCGGCGCCGACGCAGAGACCGACCCATGCTATCACTTGGCCTGCGACAccatcgacaacatccactGGGATGCCCTCACCCTTAACACCAAGACTGCTGGTCGTGCTGCTGCTCAGTTTGCGCTTAGTCTTAAGGGTGTTCCTGCGCGCGACAAGACTACTCCTAACCCCAAGAACAAGAGAGCTATCGCTGCACGTTTTGAGCAgtggcagaagaagaagtcgcTTGCTAGCCACTCTCACAAGTGCAACCACAAGACCAAAGAGGTTGTTTAA